GGCAAAACTTCGAAAATTCTTCAAACTCAAATGGAACCTTGAAATGTTTTTCCTGCCCGACGAAACAATGCGCCACAGGAACAAAGACGTTCACCTGTATTTTGGAGAACCCATACCTTACACAACTTTCAATGCATCAAAAACTCACCAAGAATGGGCACAATGGGTGAAAAATAAAGTTTACCAGCTGAAAGAAAGTTCTGATTCAGCAAATTAAACAACAATATCGATTAGCTTTATCATGATTTTTTTAATTTTGTATTCCATTTTTCAAAAACAGGGCATCCGAAACCTGAAAGAGAATTAAGCGTATTGCATTGTGGATGGAGGCAATAACCTTTCAAGTTTTGGCAGAGAAATACGGACAGATAAAAAGTTTCGAATGAAAGATATAATAGCACCTATTTCAAAAGAAGCAATTTACGCAGAGTTAACACCTGAGAAATTGCTTCGAAAAACCAACAAAGGTGGTAACGAAATATACATAATTACAGCTCATGACTCTCCGGCAATTATGCACGAATTAGGGCGACTTCGCGAGATCACCTTTCGCGATGCCGGAGGAGGAACAGGTAAAGAAACTGACATAGACAGTTACGACACAGCTCCTCAACCCTATAAACAACTAATTGTTTGGGACCCGGATGCCAAAGAAATTCTTGGAGGTTACCGCTATGTGCTATGTGCCGAAGCTCCCCGCGATGAAGCTGGCAACATTAAGCTGGCCACTTCCCGGGTTTTTCATTTTTCAAAAAAGTTTGAAGAGGAATACCTGCCCTATACACTCGAACTTGGCCGATCGTTTGTTCAACCGGCATACCAATCGAGCAAAGCAGGAGCCAAAGCACTTTTTGCACTCGACAATCTATGGGACGGACTTGGTGCCCTTACTGTTGACCATCCAGAGATTAAATATTTTTTTGGAAAAATTACAATGTATGAGCATTTTCATAATGAAGCTCGCAACCTGATTCAATATTTCTTTAAAAAATATTTCCGCGACAAAGAAAACCTTGTTTACCCTAAAGATCCGGTGGAATTTGACATTGACATTCCGGCGATGAAAAAGCTGTTTACCGGCGAAAATTACAAGGAAGATTACAAAATACTGGTACAAAATGTTCGTTCGTTTGGTGAAAAC
Above is a genomic segment from uncultured Draconibacterium sp. containing:
- a CDS encoding GNAT family N-acetyltransferase, producing the protein MKDIIAPISKEAIYAELTPEKLLRKTNKGGNEIYIITAHDSPAIMHELGRLREITFRDAGGGTGKETDIDSYDTAPQPYKQLIVWDPDAKEILGGYRYVLCAEAPRDEAGNIKLATSRVFHFSKKFEEEYLPYTLELGRSFVQPAYQSSKAGAKALFALDNLWDGLGALTVDHPEIKYFFGKITMYEHFHNEARNLIQYFFKKYFRDKENLVYPKDPVEFDIDIPAMKKLFTGENYKEDYKILVQNVRSFGENIPPLVNAYMNLSPSMKTFGTIKNEVFGNVLETGIILTIDDIYEVKVDRHIETYIKGKEDDEWPTPR